A segment of the Stigmatopora nigra isolate UIUO_SnigA chromosome 15, RoL_Snig_1.1, whole genome shotgun sequence genome:
tatatatatatatatatatatatatatatatatatatatatatatatatatatatatatatatatatatatatatatatatatatatatatatatatatatatatatatatatatatatatatatatatatatatatatatatatatatatatatatatatatatatatatatatatatatatatatatatatatatatatatatatatatatatatatatatatatatatatatatatatatgtacatgcacatacacatgtacatgcacatacacatgtacatgcacatacacatgtacatgcacatacacatgtacatgcacatacacatgtacatgcacatacacatgtacatgcacatacacatgtacatgcacatacacatgtacatgcacatacacatgtacatacacatgtacatacacatgtacatacacatgtacatacacatgtacatacacatgtacatacacatgtacatacacatgtacatacacatgtacatacacatgtacatacacatgtacatacacatgtacatacacatgtacatacacatgtacatacacatgtacatacacatgtacatacacatgtacatacacatgtacatacacatgtacatacacatgtacatacacatgtacatacacatgtacatacacatgtacatacacatgtacatacacatgtacatacacatgtacatacacatgtacatacacatgtatatatgtatatatataaataaattgtgCATGACAGGTCTAATATAGAGAACGTATTTACTTCCAATTCTTAACAACAAGTAGGTCATTGTTCACACAGTCATGAAGTAACGCAATTAGCCTTTTGTGATGCTGGACTGACGTTCTGCTGATTTCTCCATTTAAGGTACCATTGTGGTGGTAAAAAAATGGGAGCAGGTTCTGTAGGATGGTAACCAAAAGCACAACAGAGGGAAAGCACCACTTGTCAGGCTCCTTGGACTCAGAACATCCTGAGTTGGAGCCTCTTCAGCAGCGGGCCGCCCCCAAACCCAAGCCGAAGCCCACGTCGGTATCATGGAGGTACCTTACCCACTTCCCCACATTCAACTGCAAAGAGGACTACAAGATCATCATAGACACAGCCAGCCAGCTGGAGTTGAGTGGCTTCTACTGGGGCCCTCTGGGAGTGGAAGAAGCCCACTGTATGCTGAAGGACGCCCCACAGGGGAGCTACCTCATCCGCGACAGCCGTCAGAAAGACATCTTCTTCACTCTGTCCTATCACGCCAAGAATGGGCCAGTCAGTGTACGCATCGACTACAAGCGGCAGAAATTTTCACTTTCAGGCAACATGCGCACTTTCTCAACCCTCTTCGACCTCTTGGAATATTACACCAACTCCCCCAAGAGGAGCCTGAGGGTCCCACACAGAAAATGGGAGCCCACGCTACAGGAACTCTGCAGGAGACGCATAATGGAGCTCTGCGGCGGACGCAAGCAGGTTTCAGAGTTGCCCCTCACCAACATCGCCCAAGACTTCCTATTGGAATTCCCTTACAAGTTATGAAAATGTTACGTGTTGATTTCCTCTTGGTTGTTGTGTTCCTAGTTTTACAACTAGAGGCCATCCTTAGTATTGCACCATCTTCCATTGACTCCACTTTAATGCACACAAATGATTTTCTACTCATGAGGATAAGTGAAGACATAAACTGCAGACATGGCCAGGTGGAAAAGGACTGTTTTTGTCACACGAGTATATGGAccaatacaataaaaacaacaatgtgcAATTTTCTCAGTATTCTTCGGAATATGAGGGTATGTTTTTCATTCGATAGCAAGCACTGCCATAAACGTGATTAAATTATTTACTCAATACTCTAATGTTACTGTGCCATGTATGGTAAAATATCTGAACGAGAgacagaattgtcaaaatggttatatatagaatatgttttgtttttttaatgaaagacttgaaaaaaaaacatgctgtgtctttttattatttccaaGAAAGATTATGCTTCACATCCTGCTGAAAGACGGTTACAAAACAATCTGAGTGAGTCATTTATGGAATAAAATAGTAAATGGGTGTGGCAAATTGCGCGAGTAAGGaactgagacacacacacacacacacacacacacacacacacattgaacaGAAGCGCCCGACAGTGACACATTATGAGtaataagaatttaaaagtattatGAATGAACAATGTAGGGAATTTTAagagacaagaaaaaaattcaattttggaTTAGAAGGATTTTAGCTGTTAAAGGCTGAACAAATACATCATTTAATTTGAACCACTGTGACTATCATTGCGTATTATaatcatacatatacacaaaaaaataatcgtcCTTTGTATGACAATTTAACACTTCAATAAATTTACCTAGCTGTCTCAAAGAATGAAATCATTTATATTCCTCCCCTTAGTGTTTGTTGGATTGTTTTATGTTGCATTTATTCAAATCTATTGCAGTTTAACACATTATTTAAAGTAATCATAGAAGGAAATATTCCATTGTTATTCAGATAAATCATATGCTTTTAACCCTGAATGAACAGTAGTGATTAAATGACATCTGACTTGCTCATGGGATGTTACATTATGTCTAGACAGCAGTGTAAGTAATAGAGATTgccaaacacaacaaaacataGTTTGTTAGTAAATCACAAATACCATAGAAGAAACATCATCATGCAAAGCTTGCCAAAGGTCAACCAGAAATCTAGGCAATAGAACCAACAAATACTCCCACAAATGGAGATCACTGATGGCAGATGAGATAAAtcaatgttttgattttaaggGAATTAAAACACAAGCATATGTGCACCATATGTAATACTATAGTTTAATTTATGCAAAGACTGAAGACATTGTTGCCATTATGAAAAAACGTGACATTTCTGGGCTTTTCTTTCCCAGGAAGATATGTCGTATTCAATTTCTGATAAACTTTCTTCAGTAATCACATTCACGTGTAGCCACAATCTtatcttttaaattttttttggttggtaaTTTTAGTTAATGACATTAAATTCTTGTAATTCCTTGTAAATCCAATTACTATATCACAGGGCTATGATACTAAAGAATTGAAGGTAaagtatttttcatatatatttaatagttGCATATCATTCTGTCACCATTACTCATACAGTGgcacctcgacatatgagcttaattcgttccgggactgagctcgtatgttgatttactcgtaactcaaatgaacgtttcccaaagaaatgaagtaaaaaaaatatatatttgttccaacccactgaaaaaacaccaaaaacaggatattggattcgaaaaatatttttgtttgttctaattcgccaatcattaacaaagtaacagataactagtggtttaatgtactaaaatgtggttaatagtgctaaaattagacagatttcacgGAAGGAAGAGAGAGTgacagagagggggggggggtatttgcacggcaacgcgctcgtaacataacaaacaaatgaacttaccatgcacacactcaaaaataagttaaatctaaccttacactaaacttaattctaatttagttttaaattttgatacctttcttctccgaccgggttggctctatttgccccacttccaccctgactttcagatgcagctAAAAgaaagggttgtttgcttttgtattcccttcaaaatattccgaaaatgaggcacacaaatgtcctcacaatagaatattGTTCTAATgggcaaaaaaacatgcaaaaaaatgcaactctctgcccagtgcttgtagagacattacacgagggaattGCGCCCAAGAACATTACTCGAGGGAGTTAGGACAAGAAAGACAGTGTCCATGATGTTCTtgtgagcagcctctcgcgtccgctgtatgcttgtatatcaaaatttgtcttgtatctcaaagaTAAACGTTTGCCCGAAatttaactcgtatctcaaattgctcgtatgtcggagCACTCGTATGtgtatgcttgtatatcaaaatttgtgtcgtatctcaagataaacgtttgcccaaaattttacctgtatctcaaattgctcgtatgtcggggcactcgtatgtgtatgcttgtatatcaaaatttgtctcgtatctcaaaataaatgtttgcccgaaattgtactcgtatctcaaattgctcgtatgtcggggcactcatatgtgtatgcttgtatatcaaaatttgtctcgtatctcaaaataaatgtttgcccgaaattgtactcgtatctcaaatggctcgaatgtcggggcactcgtatgtcgaggtaccactgtatatttcaTTGTAGACACAATACACATACATTCATTCTCTCCGTTTTAGTGAATTGGACGTCTCATGACGTTAATGGCAGCAAAGAAGTTGAAACTTTTGTCTGCTGGTGACACCATGGTAGAAGTACAGATAAACAACCACGTATGCAAACGCGTCACCGGAGTGCCCGGAATACATTTACACGTGCGTACACAGGTTTCCCTGAAGACAGGAAGAGCGATGTTATCAGGAAACAAATTTGTATGTCTGTTTTCTGAGACACGTGCAAAAAGGACACACGTAGTTTGCTTACTGACATTCTGTTCgtttttgttagattttttttggcataattTTGTCTGTAAAGGAAAACTCCTGTTTCAGTGTTGTTAGTAGAATAATTTATTGCAGctctttatttcctttttttctccaaagtaaTTAACAACAGATTTAAAAGGCAGAAGCATTTACAGCGCTTGCACACAGTACAATCAGATACTAAATGGCAGCTTGTCATGGAATTTTCAGGTAGATGTTGTCAAGGTGACATTTCTACAGTAAGCTTCGAGCGACCAGTGTTTAAAAGCTCTTTCAGACAAATATATTGAAGCATATCCTCATAATCAATGGTGGTATTTACAGCAGTATAATGAGAGGGTGGGGTATTGCTGTTTTTCAATTACATATTCAACTTTAAGGAGTCGGGTGAAAAATTGAGACGATGGCACAGAAGAAAGCTGAAAAGCCGAAAAGTGAAAAATCGCTGTTTCTCACAAAGCTTCAATTATCAAAATGGAGATTTTGATGGGGAAATAAAAAGTTGAGTATTACATTCGTTTTAACCTTCACAAAATCTTTTGTTTGTTGCAGATGTGAAGATTTGTTCAGTAAAACTATAAGTTGGTATGGTAAATTGTAGATACTTTGCTAGTTACTGTTTTCAGGTTTGATCTTGCCATTGATTTTGTTGGTTAAACTGAGCTCAGGTCAGATTTGTTGGGGAAAACGAAGCAGATACAATCGGTGAAAAGATGGCTTGATGGTCTCTGAGTTGGATTAAAGTGCAACTTGaacaatttaaccattttacaGTAGTGCACTACTACTTAATATCTTTCTTGCTATTGCATATTAACCTTTAGCTAAATGAAAAGCTGAGTATGATCTTGTGCCTGCCAATTTCCCATAAACCACACGATGAGGAAGCATCTGAATCTAGATTACCTTTAAAAGGTGTTGAGCAGCTATACTACCAACCGTCTGTAACCGTTCCAAAATAATAGAATGTTGGAACTCAATCCAGGAAGTTAccattgatttttctttaactAGATTTGTAAATTGACTGTCACATACTACTTGTACTTGCAGGGACACTTTGAAACTAGTGTTGCACGGCACCGATACCAATAAGTATCGACATAGGactaaaatgtcattgtcaGGGAGTATTCAGAATGAACAATGCTGCACAATCTGTATACTCCAAGATACATTTTCCAACCTACAGTCACCCAACTCAAAATGGCTGTTAACAATGCGCACCATTGTAAAAAGCACTGGTCGCCATTCCAGAGACACTGATAGAAGTTCGCTAGTCATCTTTCTGATGTGAAGTTTAGCACAAGTAGCCGTCCAATCGATTTCAAGTGGGAGGGTGGCAtggtgaatgaatgtttttttcttttcccctgccaaatttcccacttgaaatggattgtaAATCTGGACATAAGCCCCAATAATGGCCGTCACTCAGTAAATAGAAAATGCTTTGACATTtggaaaacaacttttttttttaaatgggttaaGTAATAAGATAGTTATGACCTAATTTTTTGTCAGTGATTGTTGATGAAAGATCTTATGATTTTTTCGTCATTTTAAATCAGGTTATCActactagacgtccaatccatttggacaggGAGCTCATCagtgaatgaatgttcattGATAAGCAGTAACCCTCCCACTTTAAGTTTAAGTAAAGGAATCTGTATCAGGTGCCAAAATGGAATTGGTGCAACAATGTCATTATCAAACAGCCAGAAAGGAAATCACTTAAGAAACCAGTTAGGTgggaggaaaaatatatataattcaacATATGTGCAAATTGAGACATAATCAAATATGACGAATAAATCCTTTGCTCCTGTTTACGTACAATAGTGCATAAAAATCTTGTGCAGCTTTGTGTGTATGCATTTATCACAAAACCTCAGTGGTATGTCAACATAAGACATAAAAAATAGATCACATCTTTTAAAACCTCACATCAGCAGTAGTTATGTGACATTCCCGTcaataagttgtaaaaaaaaaaaaaaaaaaaagctgctggTTACACGCTTTCACGCGTGCTAGAAACTCATGTGAGAAACCGATGAACCCAAATGTGCTTTGAGCTATCCACCAGTTGAATCCATGTGAGTTTAttccttgggttttttttgtgcacaAACGCAAAGGCTGTCCTATTTAGGCGTCACAGCACTACCTGCATGTTGCTGCATGAACACAGCCAGCAGGCTATCTGAGTGGTTCTAGTAGATGTCACTGTCATTACGATGAGTGTTAAATGTGTTCTGGTGCCCCACCAAGAATGCTCATTGTTAGTCCAGTTCAGGCGAATCGGGGATTTCTATGTGCTTTTTTACATCCTCTGTTTCTATTACAGATTCTGACGCTCTTTGATACTTCATCTGATCCGAGTCCGTGCCAGCCTGCTCATCTTCACTCAATGGGTCGTCTACTGTATCACTAGTGGGTATGAGTGCCTCCTCAACCAAATCCTCTTTTACTGTTTCATCTGTATCAGAATGCTCCACTGGCGATCTTCCTGCCTCTTGCTCTCCTTTTCTTGCTTCCTCTTTCACTTCGTCGCTTTCCTCGTCCCGTTTTATGAGAAAGGCTGCAGGGGCAGAGGGTGGATTGGCACAGGGGTAGAAGTGTGGCGAGTCCGCAGGGGGCAGCAATGTCAGCGATTCTACGCTCAGGGTGTCCGAGGTGCTGTCGGTGAGGAGGGAGATTGTGGGTTGGGAGGCTGGGGTGAGGCTGGGGGCCAAGGTCGGCAGACCGTGGGTTGAGGGGGTGCTTGGTAGGTCCCCACTGCTTTCCTCTATATCTCCACATGATGAGGATGGAGGAGTGTTCTCCAAGAATGTGCCATCATCTTTGGTTGGGAAAAGGACCATTTTATTATTTGAGATTTGGATTGATTTTGTGGTAtcattttctcattcattttcatgtctTTCGTTTGGataacaaaacatttaaagatgCATATAAACGCTCTGGAAAGGCATTAATTGTTTTTCTATCAAATACTGTAGAGCAATGAAATTAcacataaatattattttgttacACTACATGAATCGTTGAACTTTTTCATAgagtgatttttcttttaataaaatagGCTatcaaacacaaataaaaggaACCAATACTCTATTCAAATAAAGTAGGGTTCAAGTTGttatattttttgatattttagaATCAATATAGGCATGTGGAAATGAAATTGGGCGGTAGCCTAAAAAGCGCCAGCATGAATTAGTCATGCCACTTCTGGGCTTTCTTGTTGCCGTGTACAAATTTGGTCATTCTGTCTATGTATACCTGCTAGCACAGCACTACATATTGATCAATTCTGGTTGTTAAAAGGAGGCGTTCCCTGATGCATTGATCTGGATGAAATATCTATGAAATTGTAAAAACTGCTTGATTTGAGTTGTTTTTCTACATAAAAAAATTCTCACATCCCTCATAATT
Coding sequences within it:
- the socs1a gene encoding suppressor of cytokine signaling 1a codes for the protein MVTKSTTEGKHHLSGSLDSEHPELEPLQQRAAPKPKPKPTSVSWRYLTHFPTFNCKEDYKIIIDTASQLELSGFYWGPLGVEEAHCMLKDAPQGSYLIRDSRQKDIFFTLSYHAKNGPVSVRIDYKRQKFSLSGNMRTFSTLFDLLEYYTNSPKRSLRVPHRKWEPTLQELCRRRIMELCGGRKQVSELPLTNIAQDFLLEFPYKL